Proteins co-encoded in one Setaria viridis chromosome 9, Setaria_viridis_v4.0, whole genome shotgun sequence genomic window:
- the LOC117839612 gene encoding magnesium transporter MRS2-I isoform X2 — protein sequence MAAAGAGAGAGSEGKKRGASRSWILFDAAGEERVLDADKYAIMHRVDINARDLRILDPLLSYPSTILGRERAIVLNLEHIKAIITSEEVLLRDPSDENVIPVVEELRRRLAPSSATQHDGKENLSGQHDVEGAEEDESPFEFRALEVTLEAICSFLDARTTELETDAYPALDELTSKISSRNLDRVRKLKSGMTRLTARVQKVRDELEQLLDDDDDMADLYLSRKLAGASSPVSGSGGPNWFPASPTIGSKISRASRASVATVHGNENDVEELEMLLEAYFMQIDGTLNKLTTLREYIDDTEDYINIQLDNHRNQLIQLELFLSSGTVCLSLYSLVAGVFGMNIPYTWNDNHGYVFKWGFFAPLCLSPLLLMRGTRVSLDPEQLK from the exons ATggctgcggcgggggcgggggccggggccgggagCGAGGGGAAGAAGCGGGGCGCGTCGCGGAGCTGGATCCTGTTCGACGCGGCCGGGGAGGAGCGGGTGCTGGACGCCGACAAGTACGCCATCATGCACCGCGTCGACATCAACGCGCGCGACCTCCGCATCCTCGACCCGCTGCTCTCCTACCCTTCCACCATCCTCGGGCGCGAGCGCGCCATCGTCCTCAATCTCGAG CATATAAAGGCGATCATCACTTCCGAGGAG GTTTTGCTTAGGGATCCATCTGATGAGAATGTAATCCCTGTAGTAGAGGAGCTCCGGAGGCGCTTAGCACCATCAAGTGCCACACAACATGATGGAAAGGAGAACTTAAGTGGCCAGCATGATGTGGAAGGGGCAGAAGAAGATG AATCTCCATTTGAGTTCCGTGCACTGGAGGTTACTCTGGAAGCAATCTGCAGTTTCCTTGATGCACGCACTACTGAGCTTGAGACTGATGCTTACCCAGCTTTGGATGAATTGACATCCAAG ATCAGCAGCCGCAACTTGGATAGGGTGCGAAAGTTAAAAAGTGGCATGACAAGATTGACAGCAAGGGTTCAGAAG GTGAGAGACGAGCTTGAACAATTAttggatgacgacgacgacatggCTGATCTTTACTTGTCTAGAAAGTTGGCTGGGGCATCTTCCCCTGTCAGTGGTtctggaggaccaaattggttCCCTGCATCCCCAACTATTGGTTCAAAAATATCAAGAGCAAGCAGAGCCAGTGTTGCTACTGTACATGGAAATGAGAATGATGTGGAAGAGCTAGAGATGTTGCTAGAG GCATATTTCATGCAAATTGATGGCACTTTAAACAAATTGACAACG CTGAGAGAGTACATTGATGACACAGAAGATTATATCAATATCCAG CTTGATAACCACCGTAATCAGTTGATTCAG CTAGAGTTATTCTTGAGTTCTGGGACTGTCTGCCTGTCGCTGTACTCTTTGGTTGCTGGAGTCTTTGGTATGAACATACCGTACACCTGGAACGACAACCATGGATATGTCTTTAAATGG GGCTTTTTTGCGCCTTTATGTTTGTCTCCATTGTTGCTTATGCGAGGCACAAGGGTCTCGTTGGATCCTGAACAGCTGAAATAA
- the LOC117839612 gene encoding magnesium transporter MRS2-I isoform X1 → MAAAGAGAGAGSEGKKRGASRSWILFDAAGEERVLDADKYAIMHRVDINARDLRILDPLLSYPSTILGRERAIVLNLEHIKAIITSEEVLLRDPSDENVIPVVEELRRRLAPSSATQHDGKENLSGQHDVEGAEEDESPFEFRALEVTLEAICSFLDARTTELETDAYPALDELTSKISSRNLDRVRKLKSGMTRLTARVQKVRDELEQLLDDDDDMADLYLSRKLAGASSPVSGSGGPNWFPASPTIGSKISRASRASVATVHGNENDVEELEMLLEAYFMQIDGTLNKLTTLREYIDDTEDYINIQLDNHRNQLIQLELFLSSGTVCLSLYSLVAGVFGMNIPYTWNDNHGYVFKWVVLVSGLFCAFMFVSIVAYARHKGLVGS, encoded by the exons ATggctgcggcgggggcgggggccggggccgggagCGAGGGGAAGAAGCGGGGCGCGTCGCGGAGCTGGATCCTGTTCGACGCGGCCGGGGAGGAGCGGGTGCTGGACGCCGACAAGTACGCCATCATGCACCGCGTCGACATCAACGCGCGCGACCTCCGCATCCTCGACCCGCTGCTCTCCTACCCTTCCACCATCCTCGGGCGCGAGCGCGCCATCGTCCTCAATCTCGAG CATATAAAGGCGATCATCACTTCCGAGGAG GTTTTGCTTAGGGATCCATCTGATGAGAATGTAATCCCTGTAGTAGAGGAGCTCCGGAGGCGCTTAGCACCATCAAGTGCCACACAACATGATGGAAAGGAGAACTTAAGTGGCCAGCATGATGTGGAAGGGGCAGAAGAAGATG AATCTCCATTTGAGTTCCGTGCACTGGAGGTTACTCTGGAAGCAATCTGCAGTTTCCTTGATGCACGCACTACTGAGCTTGAGACTGATGCTTACCCAGCTTTGGATGAATTGACATCCAAG ATCAGCAGCCGCAACTTGGATAGGGTGCGAAAGTTAAAAAGTGGCATGACAAGATTGACAGCAAGGGTTCAGAAG GTGAGAGACGAGCTTGAACAATTAttggatgacgacgacgacatggCTGATCTTTACTTGTCTAGAAAGTTGGCTGGGGCATCTTCCCCTGTCAGTGGTtctggaggaccaaattggttCCCTGCATCCCCAACTATTGGTTCAAAAATATCAAGAGCAAGCAGAGCCAGTGTTGCTACTGTACATGGAAATGAGAATGATGTGGAAGAGCTAGAGATGTTGCTAGAG GCATATTTCATGCAAATTGATGGCACTTTAAACAAATTGACAACG CTGAGAGAGTACATTGATGACACAGAAGATTATATCAATATCCAG CTTGATAACCACCGTAATCAGTTGATTCAG CTAGAGTTATTCTTGAGTTCTGGGACTGTCTGCCTGTCGCTGTACTCTTTGGTTGCTGGAGTCTTTGGTATGAACATACCGTACACCTGGAACGACAACCATGGATATGTCTTTAAATGG GTGGTTCTCGTATCAGGGCTTTTTTGCGCCTTTATGTTTGTCTCCATTGTTGCTTATGCGAGGCACAAGGGTCTCGTTGGATCCTGA
- the LOC117839613 gene encoding two-component response regulator ORR41, producing MKAVGGVELDEAGNGAEAVRRVREGGAYDLILADRQMPVMDGHEATRQIRALGVTTPIVGLSSDSLAADVDAFIKAGADDFTPKPLSKEKLNHILAKFNLA from the exons ATGAAGGCCGTCGGCGGCGTGGAGCTGGACGAGGCGGGTAACGGCGCCGAGGCGGTGCGGCGCGTGCGGGAGGGCGGCGCCTACGACCTCATCCTCGCCGACAGGCAGATGCCCGTCATGGACGGACACGAG GCGACTAGGCAGATCCGGGCCCTGGGCGTGACGACGCCGATCGTCGGGCTGTCGAGCGAcagcctcgccgccgacgtcgacgcGTTCATCAAGGCCGGGGCCGACGACTTCACGCCCAAG CCGCTGTCCAAGGAGAAGCTCAACCATATCCTCGCCAAATTTAATCTCGCCTAG